A DNA window from Hydra vulgaris chromosome 13, alternate assembly HydraT2T_AEP contains the following coding sequences:
- the LOC136090053 gene encoding homeobox-like protein HDP1 — MVNSLILKDKPFGFNLIFGMDPIKKFGGAVIYGDKNRTVRKLACDTAKCGANYIRSKENEINEKNKVNEKNEINEKNKINEKNEINEKNKINEKNEINEKNKINEKNEINEENEINTAKCGANYIRSKENEINEKNEINEEKKVNEENKINEEKELNKNNEIKHQDFTSKFDGKKWTASWNWNKEPAINNTIINVVTEKK, encoded by the coding sequence ATGGTTAATTCGTTAATTTTAAAGGACAAACCATTCGggtttaatttgatttttggaATGGATCCTATTAAAAAATTCGGAGGAGCCGTAATCTATGGTGATAAAAACCGTACCGTTCGAAAGTTAGCATGTGACACGGCAAAATGTGGTGCAAATTATATAAGAAGTAAAGAAAACGAAATAAACGAAAAGAACAAAGTAAACGAAAAAAACGAAATAAACgaaaagaacaaaataaacGAAAAGAACGAAATAAACgaaaagaacaaaataaacGAAAAGAACGAAATAAACgaaaagaacaaaataaacGAAAAGAACGAAATAAACGAAGAGAACGAAATAAACACGGCAAAATGTGGTGCAAATTATATAAGAAGTAAAGAGAACGAAATAAACGAAAAGAACGAAATAAACGAAGAGAAAAAAGTAAACGAAGAGAACAAAATAAACGAAGAGaaagaattaaacaaaaacaacgaAATAAAACATCAGGATTTTACGTCAAAGTTCGACGGAAAAAAGTGGACGGCATCATGGAACTGGAATAAAGAGCCCGCAATTAATAATACGATCATAAACGTAGTTACcgaaaagaaataa